Proteins from a genomic interval of Halomonas alkaliantarctica:
- a CDS encoding MotA/TolQ/ExbB proton channel family protein, producing MSTLPLWLEPVERLVEAGGAVLVVLAVVAVLVFAMAMERWWYYRITWRIARRQLLRRWAARSDHTSWSARTLRQVWAEALVARLRKPLPWLKLLVALCPLLGLLGTVTGMISVFDSLSLSETHQARAMADGVARATLPTLTGMAIAVVGLLFISRLEHVIRREDQRLHDRLARALEESDA from the coding sequence ATGTCCACTCTTCCTCTCTGGCTCGAACCCGTTGAGCGCTTAGTGGAGGCGGGAGGCGCTGTACTGGTTGTTTTGGCCGTCGTAGCCGTATTGGTATTTGCCATGGCCATGGAGCGTTGGTGGTACTACCGGATTACCTGGCGTATAGCGCGGCGTCAGTTGCTGCGGCGCTGGGCGGCGCGCAGCGACCACACCAGTTGGAGTGCCCGCACACTGCGTCAAGTGTGGGCGGAGGCGCTAGTCGCCAGGCTACGCAAACCCTTGCCATGGTTAAAACTATTAGTCGCGCTATGTCCGTTACTCGGGTTATTAGGCACGGTGACGGGCATGATTAGCGTATTCGATAGCCTTTCACTGAGCGAGACCCATCAAGCCCGCGCCATGGCAGACGGGGTCGCCAGGGCGACGCTGCCGACCTTGACCGGCATGGCCATTGCCGTGGTGGGGCTGCTATTTATTAGTCGCTTAGAGCACGTCATCCGTCGTGAAGACCAGCGGCTGCATGATCGCTTGGCGCGGGCACTGGAGGAGAGTGATGCGTAG
- a CDS encoding tetratricopeptide repeat protein: MKRLVCLLLLSVWPLSSQASPALQGDVIADLHALQSQLKESQSQEGTLAQVVERATAQAEWLASGNQSDQWASALYQQLAAGALARQDQHAAAADRLAIARGLNGVDSAQAARWLREEASLRRAAGQRDQAIELFSEWLSSQQDIEAVWQLIRLLAQQERWEEAADWLEQALNETPALTETQQALALAVFRNAGQGDKALGWLLDGLSAQSAAADWRQAAGLAQQAGQTGVAAGLWETAWQLGKLTEQEDFWLLIQLHVAGGTPARAAEHLEQALDEGDIVRDESHLRLLANAWRQAKDVEKALNAWHALALNTQAAADWRTYGQLAYAWGEDGQAKQAFARASSLGDEEAEQWLASFN; this comes from the coding sequence ATGAAGCGTCTTGTATGCCTTTTATTATTAAGCGTTTGGCCTCTCTCATCACAGGCCAGTCCAGCGCTACAAGGTGATGTGATTGCTGACCTCCATGCGCTGCAAAGCCAGTTAAAAGAGAGCCAGTCGCAAGAGGGTACGTTGGCTCAAGTCGTCGAGCGGGCAACTGCCCAGGCAGAGTGGTTGGCATCCGGCAACCAATCGGATCAGTGGGCCAGCGCGCTCTATCAGCAGTTGGCGGCAGGCGCCTTGGCGCGTCAGGATCAGCACGCTGCGGCAGCGGATCGGCTGGCGATTGCCCGTGGTTTAAACGGTGTCGATAGTGCCCAAGCAGCCCGCTGGCTTCGTGAGGAGGCCTCACTGCGCCGTGCTGCCGGTCAGCGTGATCAGGCCATTGAGTTATTCAGTGAGTGGTTGTCCAGTCAACAAGACATTGAGGCTGTTTGGCAGTTAATCCGCCTGTTGGCACAGCAGGAGCGCTGGGAGGAAGCTGCCGATTGGCTTGAGCAGGCACTTAATGAAACACCAGCGCTAACTGAGACGCAGCAGGCTCTGGCGCTTGCCGTGTTTCGCAATGCAGGGCAGGGTGATAAGGCATTGGGTTGGCTGCTGGATGGCTTGAGCGCGCAAAGCGCCGCCGCCGATTGGCGCCAAGCCGCTGGGCTTGCCCAGCAGGCCGGTCAGACTGGGGTAGCCGCTGGCCTGTGGGAGACGGCGTGGCAATTAGGCAAGCTAACCGAGCAGGAAGATTTCTGGCTGTTGATACAGCTCCATGTCGCGGGCGGAACCCCCGCAAGAGCGGCAGAGCATTTAGAACAGGCGCTTGATGAGGGTGATATTGTCCGCGATGAATCCCATCTGCGTTTGCTTGCCAACGCCTGGCGGCAGGCGAAAGACGTTGAGAAGGCCCTAAATGCCTGGCACGCCTTGGCTCTGAATACGCAAGCTGCCGCCGACTGGCGGACCTATGGCCAGCTCGCTTACGCCTGGGGTGAGGATGGGCAAGCGAAACAAGCCTTTGCCCGCGCCTCGTCGCTAGGTGACGAGGAGGCGGAGCAGTGGCTGGCCAGCTTTAACTAG
- a CDS encoding ExbD/TolR family protein — translation MRRRRSIDATAESNEVNLTPMLDVVFIMLIFFIVTTSFVKESGVEIERPESSAATPRPDAQVLVAISPEGAVWVDGSPVDAHRVGQQVADMLSDDGSVVIQADRESTTGLLIEVMDRLREAGVDQVAVAASRSGS, via the coding sequence ATGCGTAGACGTCGTTCCATTGATGCCACTGCTGAGAGTAATGAGGTGAATCTCACCCCCATGCTCGACGTGGTATTTATCATGCTGATTTTCTTTATCGTCACCACCAGCTTTGTCAAAGAGAGCGGTGTCGAGATTGAGCGGCCGGAATCCAGCGCCGCCACCCCGCGCCCGGACGCCCAGGTGCTCGTGGCGATTTCCCCGGAAGGCGCGGTGTGGGTAGATGGCAGTCCCGTGGATGCCCACCGGGTCGGCCAACAGGTCGCCGATATGCTGAGTGACGATGGCTCGGTGGTTATCCAGGCGGACCGTGAATCCACTACGGGCTTGCTGATCGAGGTAATGGATCGCCTGCGTGAAGCGGGCGTTGACCAAGTGGCGGTGGCGGCGAGTCGGAGCGGGTCATGA
- a CDS encoding energy transducer TonB, translating to MMRHLLSLLGGVVLAVGLFWLLAQLVAPPEREPEELTMSMAMTMVEAPEVAPEQEVPTPQPVEAAPQQAPPPMPAPEPAPVAESTISLPEVELPDEPVESVEMDSELPELTEVEPEPEPQPEPAPEPAPREAPAEPAPAATTAEQSEPAEREAAPAAEPALSNEPVSVGQATPTSRVNPSYPARAQRRGMEGFVEVAFTIRRNGSVEASSIRVTNAQPRRVFDDAARDAISQWQFEPSDRLRNATQRIEFQLR from the coding sequence ATGATGCGCCACCTGCTGTCGTTATTGGGAGGCGTGGTGCTAGCGGTGGGCTTGTTCTGGCTGCTGGCGCAGCTGGTTGCACCCCCCGAGCGGGAGCCCGAAGAGCTGACCATGAGCATGGCGATGACGATGGTCGAAGCGCCGGAGGTCGCACCTGAACAAGAGGTGCCTACGCCTCAACCTGTAGAAGCCGCGCCACAGCAGGCGCCGCCTCCTATGCCCGCACCCGAGCCAGCTCCGGTGGCGGAAAGCACGATTAGTTTGCCGGAAGTAGAACTGCCGGATGAGCCCGTTGAGTCTGTCGAAATGGACAGCGAGCTCCCCGAGCTTACCGAAGTTGAGCCGGAACCTGAGCCACAGCCTGAACCTGCTCCAGAACCAGCGCCGAGAGAAGCGCCTGCCGAGCCAGCGCCCGCCGCTACGACGGCTGAGCAGAGTGAACCTGCTGAGCGTGAGGCAGCCCCAGCGGCTGAGCCCGCTCTCTCTAACGAGCCGGTTAGCGTTGGTCAAGCCACGCCGACCAGTCGGGTGAATCCTAGCTACCCTGCGCGCGCGCAACGGCGGGGTATGGAGGGGTTTGTGGAGGTGGCGTTTACGATTCGCCGCAATGGCAGTGTTGAGGCTTCCTCTATTCGCGTCACCAATGCACAGCCGCGTCGTGTTTTTGACGATGCCGCACGGGATGCAATTAGCCAGTGGCAATTTGAACCCAGTGATCGGTTACGCAATGCCACCCAGCGGATCGAGTTTCAGTTGAGGTAG
- the xthA gene encoding exodeoxyribonuclease III: MRLVSFNINGIRARLHQLQALIDTQQPDVIGLQETKVQDSEFPIADVEAMGYHVFYHGQKGHYGVALMCRQAPAEVFYGFPDDEEDAQRRMIGVRLLAEDGDTVTVWNGYFPQGENVTHPTKFPHKERFYGQLARLLNDQHRPGERLAIMGDFNISPEDQDIGIGDANRKRWLREGKTSFQPIEREWLEGIKAWGLTDSYRLCYPQSDDRFSWFDYRSKGFNQEPKRGLRIDYILVTKALADQVTAAGIDYDLRGMERPSDHAPTWSDFALTLKI; this comes from the coding sequence ATGCGCTTGGTTTCGTTCAACATTAATGGCATCCGAGCACGGCTTCACCAGTTACAGGCGTTGATCGACACTCAGCAGCCGGACGTGATTGGGCTTCAGGAAACCAAAGTGCAAGACAGCGAGTTCCCCATCGCCGACGTGGAAGCCATGGGTTACCACGTTTTTTATCACGGCCAAAAAGGCCACTACGGCGTTGCCTTGATGTGCCGCCAGGCGCCCGCTGAAGTTTTTTACGGCTTCCCCGACGATGAGGAAGATGCCCAGCGCCGCATGATTGGCGTCCGCTTGCTGGCGGAAGATGGCGACACAGTAACGGTATGGAACGGCTACTTCCCTCAGGGTGAAAACGTTACTCACCCGACCAAATTCCCCCATAAAGAGCGCTTTTATGGCCAGCTAGCGCGATTGCTCAACGACCAGCACCGTCCTGGCGAGCGATTGGCGATCATGGGCGACTTTAATATTTCACCGGAAGACCAGGACATCGGTATCGGCGACGCTAACCGCAAGCGCTGGCTGCGCGAAGGCAAAACCAGCTTTCAACCCATTGAGCGCGAATGGCTCGAAGGCATCAAAGCCTGGGGGCTTACCGATAGCTATCGCCTCTGCTATCCACAAAGCGATGACCGCTTTAGCTGGTTCGACTACCGCTCAAAAGGGTTTAACCAGGAGCCCAAGCGCGGCCTGCGTATCGACTATATTCTAGTCACCAAGGCGCTAGCCGATCAGGTGACTGCCGCTGGCATCGACTACGACCTGCGCGGCATGGAACGCCCCTCTGATCACGCGCCTACCTGGAGCGACTTCGCTCTCACGCTTAAAATCTAG